One region of Ananas comosus cultivar F153 linkage group 9, ASM154086v1, whole genome shotgun sequence genomic DNA includes:
- the LOC109714760 gene encoding uncharacterized protein LOC109714760, with protein MQAIIWDDSSSDDSTSSEEDVNAMALIAQDSTFMCLASADSISMSPINEKSSSENSSEEESDEDDMVGAYQQLVVESKKDLEQERDGLTKAYNSLCEKCSLLEKEKETQVENINYLTKQYSEAREANMEFTKTIIQLKSDLNQFSSGLSKLDKMLGLGQTNKLGLGYERTYIDQAMKKDNEHSTKTVPKFYANPKEVHLKAVKRIIRYVKGTTAYGLLYRMRTSLDLIGYSDADWAGSADDRKSTSGGCFYLGNCFVAWHSKKQNCIALSTAEAEYISAGSCSTQLLWMKSLLSDYRIPSTTLTILYDNTRF; from the exons atgcaagctaTTATTTGGGACGATTCCTCATCTGACGATTCCACTTCAAGTGAAGAGGATGTGAATGCCATGGCGCTGAttgcacaggattcaacttttatgtgtttagcatctgcAGATTCCATCTCTATGTCGCCTATAAATGAGAAATCATCTTCGGAAAACTCATCAGAAGAagaatcggacgaagatgacatggtcggagcatatcaacaattggtAGTCGAATCAAAGAAG gatttagaacaagagagagatggtTTGACAAAGGCCTACAATTCTTtatgtgagaagtgttcgttacttgaaaaggaaaaagagactcAGGTGGAAAACATCAATTATCTCACCAAGCAATACtcggaagctagagaagcaaatatggaattcaccaagacaaTTATTCAATTGAAGTcagatttgaaccaattttcatCTGGCTTGAGCAAACTTGataagatgcttggacttggtcaaacaaataaacttggacttgggTACGAACGGACATATATTGATCAAGCTATGAAGAAAGATAATGAACATTCGACAAAAACAGTTCCTAAGTTTTATG CTAACCCTAAGGAAGTACATCTGAAAGCGgttaaaaggatcattcggtacgttaaaggtacaaccgcATATGGCCTCTTGTATCGTATGAGAACATCTCTTGATCTGATCGGATACTCAGATGCAGACTGGGCTGGTtctgcagatgatcggaaaagtactagtggaggtTGTTTCTACCTTGGAAACTGTTTTGTGGCTTGGCATAGTAAGAAACAGAACTGTATTGCACTATCCACTGCTGAGGCTGAGTATATTTCTGCTGGTAGTTGCTCCACTCAGTTGTTGTGGATGAAGAGTTTACTGAGCGACTATCGGATCCCTTCCACCACTCTTACTATTCTGTAtgacaacacaa GATtctga
- the LOC109715721 gene encoding NADH-ubiquinone oxidoreductase subunit 8-like, which produces MSLATICKRVGLKDLVSNVPIYSSTTESSGGLGLIFKRWATEKTAGSTKNGRDSNPKYLGVKKFGGEAQVGQSAMILRNHLQTHSPRPGSSKFKDDEEREQLAKEIAKDWSAVFERSINTLFLTEMVRGLMLTLKYFFERKVTINYPFEKGPLSPRFRGEHALRRYPTGEERCIACKLCEAVCPAQAITIEAEEREDGSRRTTRYDIDMTKCIYCGYCQEACPVDAIVEGPNFEFATETHEELLYDKEKLLENGDRWETEIAENLRSESLYR; this is translated from the exons ATGTCTCTTGCAACAATTTGCAAGCGAGTGGGTCTCAAAGATTTAGTTTCAAATGTTCCAATCTATAGCAGTACGACTG AGTCATCTGGAGGACTCGGCTTGATTTTTAAGCGTTGGGCTACAGAAAAGACGGCAGGATCCACGAAAAATGGCCGCGACTCTAACCCTAAATATTTGGGTGTTAAGAAGTTTGGTGGAGAG GCCCAAGTTGGACAATCTGCAATGATATTGCGAAATCATTTGCAAACACACAGTCCTCGCCCCGGGTCTTCGAAGTTTAAAG ATGATGAGGAGCGTGAACAGCTCGCCAAGGAGATTGCCAAAGATTGGAGTGCTG TTTTTGAACGGAGCATAAACACATTGTTTCTGACTGAAATGGTCCGCGGCTTGATGCTGACATTGAAATACTTCTTTGAGAGGAAAGTTACC ATAAATTATCCCTTCGAAAAGGGCCCCTTGAGCCCTCGCTTTCGTGGAGAGCATGCTCTAAGACGTTATCCAACTGGGGAGGAGCGGTGCATTGCTTGTAAACTTTGTGAAGCT GTATGCCCAGCACAGGCCATCACAATTGAAGCAGAAGAACGTGAAGATGGTAGTCGTCGAACTACTAG GTATGACATCGACATGACCAAGTGCATCTACTGTGGGTATTGTCAGGAGGCGTGCCCAGTCGATGCAATTGTTGAAGGCCCTAATTTCGAATTTGCCACTGAGACCCATGAG GAGTTGTTGTATGACAAGGAGAAGCTATTAGAGAATGGCGATAGGTGGGAAACAGAGATTGCTGAGAATCTGAGATCCGAGAGCCTCTATCGTTGA